One Prosthecobacter sp. SYSU 5D2 genomic window carries:
- the pheA gene encoding chorismate mutase, which yields MTLEETRIKIDAIDQQLIRLLNERAEMVHVIGEIKKKDGLDIYVPGREEKLLRKLCELNDAQKGLLTEKAIRAIFREIMSAALALENSLSIAYLGPAGSWTHQVAINKFGNSVAYAAEASTEGVFARVASQEVDYGVLPIEHSTEGAVHHTLDHLVDSDLQIYAEILWKVETVVMAKGDAASIHVIYGLPQMLAQCRPWLSACFPHAALKESASSSLAATHAENEPGAAAIGTPLGAELHGLRVLSTSPREHASRARFIILGRRSGAPSGHDNTMLMVHARDRVGALLEVLQVFASRNVNVRQIENRPVPGDITGEQARFFLEISGHHQEPSLQEAIHDLTTQGAKVKVLGSYPAPGWVEER from the coding sequence ATGACGCTGGAAGAAACTCGCATCAAGATTGACGCCATTGACCAGCAGCTCATCCGCCTGCTGAACGAGCGTGCCGAGATGGTCCACGTCATTGGCGAGATCAAAAAGAAGGACGGCCTGGACATCTACGTGCCGGGCCGTGAAGAAAAGCTGCTGCGCAAGCTCTGCGAGCTGAATGATGCGCAAAAGGGCCTCCTCACCGAGAAAGCCATCCGTGCCATTTTCCGCGAGATCATGAGCGCGGCGCTGGCATTGGAAAACAGCCTTAGCATCGCCTATCTGGGCCCTGCCGGTTCCTGGACTCACCAGGTGGCGATCAACAAATTTGGCAACAGCGTAGCTTATGCCGCCGAGGCCAGCACGGAGGGCGTTTTTGCCCGCGTGGCCAGCCAGGAGGTGGACTACGGCGTGCTGCCCATCGAGCATTCCACCGAAGGGGCCGTCCATCACACGCTGGACCACCTGGTGGATTCCGATTTGCAGATTTATGCGGAGATCCTCTGGAAGGTGGAGACCGTCGTCATGGCCAAAGGTGATGCCGCCTCCATCCATGTCATCTACGGCCTGCCCCAAATGCTCGCGCAGTGCCGCCCCTGGCTGTCGGCCTGTTTTCCCCATGCCGCATTGAAGGAAAGCGCCTCCTCCAGCCTCGCCGCCACCCATGCTGAAAACGAGCCCGGTGCCGCCGCTATCGGCACGCCCCTGGGTGCGGAACTTCACGGCCTGCGTGTCCTTTCCACCTCCCCGCGCGAGCATGCTTCCCGCGCCCGGTTCATCATCCTGGGCCGCCGCAGCGGTGCCCCCTCCGGCCATGACAACACCATGCTCATGGTCCACGCCCGCGACCGCGTTGGCGCGCTCCTGGAGGTGCTGCAAGTCTTCGCCAGCCGCAATGTGAACGTCCGCCAGATCGAGAACCGCCCCGTTCCCGGCGACATCACAGGCGAGCAAGCCCGCTTCTTCCTCGAGATCAGCGGCCATCATCAGGAGCCTTCCTTGCAGGAGGCCATTCATGACCTGACCACCCAGGGAGCCAAAGTCAAAGTCCTCGGCAGCTACCCGGCTCCCGGCTGGGTGGAGGAAAGGTAG
- the scpB gene encoding SMC-Scp complex subunit ScpB: MELPAIVESLLFATQEPLPLTQMVTAVKDTAKDIRDATPEGETAPEWVEPLLTVDELSIREAIDQLVAHYEQDGRAFTIVERSHGWRLCAKVDYVEWCRALYPGKKVQRLSQPALETLAIIAYRQPITKAGVEAVRGVSVDAMVQQLVDRGLVKIEGRADLPGRPLLYGTTDAFLDHFAVRTLDELPNAAELRRVKLPTADTEQPGASAPEETQLSLGSTESAAPAESGHLES; this comes from the coding sequence ATGGAACTGCCTGCCATTGTTGAATCCCTGCTTTTTGCGACCCAGGAGCCCTTGCCCCTGACGCAGATGGTCACGGCGGTGAAGGACACGGCGAAGGACATCCGGGATGCCACGCCCGAGGGCGAAACGGCCCCCGAATGGGTGGAGCCGCTGCTGACCGTGGATGAGCTCAGCATCCGCGAGGCGATTGACCAGCTCGTGGCCCATTATGAGCAGGACGGACGCGCCTTCACCATCGTGGAGCGCAGCCATGGCTGGCGGCTCTGTGCCAAGGTGGACTACGTGGAGTGGTGCCGCGCCCTTTACCCCGGCAAGAAGGTGCAGCGCCTCAGCCAGCCTGCGCTGGAGACCCTGGCCATCATCGCCTACCGCCAGCCCATCACCAAAGCAGGCGTGGAGGCGGTGCGTGGCGTGAGTGTGGATGCCATGGTGCAACAGCTCGTGGACCGTGGCCTGGTGAAGATCGAAGGTCGCGCCGACCTGCCCGGACGCCCCCTGCTGTACGGCACCACGGACGCCTTTTTGGACCACTTTGCCGTTCGCACGCTGGATGAGCTGCCGAATGCCGCCGAGCTGCGCCGCGTGAAGCTGCCGACTGCGGATACTGAGCAGCCAGGTGCCTCCGCCCCTGAAGAAACCCAGCTCTCCCTGGGTTCCACTGAATCCGCCGCCCCGGCAGAATCCGGGCACCTTGAATCATGA
- a CDS encoding autotransporter-associated beta strand repeat-containing protein: MKRLFWPLLAVLVCTLRTLSAQTASPTFGNITVLQNNETNAANGVSLSLSYSQAALSADGITSLGNIALRSGSNRGDFLFGFTPTTANDRSLGIMISNVAQLTRDNTAFGDATGPLRATSATANDANGYFIPVHSTPAGGEFNINLAASWFPYADGWIGGHAVNSANGGILTSMASSPGLTLSTTAPGPSTLYDPGATGVYELNLAGINSQTDGILIVTGGKNEDNYAGSIANADGTWTIQVKDNGANGAATEPDGLAFVYVPTTSVVSGDAPGVHAMGRLNGNLSRDITGGNYAFVRSATGRYELYAPGIDPAQATLLLSPELADVAGDNLWFYEPTTHGWDLEYLDLPGLGYQDNGNTADSLSFVLMASGSTAAIWDAGGANTGWTTAGNWTGDVLPTAGQDVVIGTGTGNVAINSGTEVGMLMISRPTGFTLSSNTPLPISTGIIINSRPTSTQTFIISAPLVLEEDAFIFAQTIGSSLTLRLDVASGNAVTAEDKNLMLGGGSGIEIRDPISLGSGKLIKEGANQVTLTTAHNVGGVQIFFGPTSTTNGAFRLNAPAAYGGFGNGDIVLTHPSGNLTALYFDSAAGSGTFANNLVLQSAATNAGARILVDSAAGFNTTMSGLISGGNATSEFIVSNDAAGGQGRLHLTNESNSFTALRVNLNRGGLVIYSDGALGDATNPLYLDTNNTTPDTLTGLHFGADNITLAATRAVTLNTPTAIQTGAFHSTIAGDISGMGGLAKTGTGTLTLTGSNSYAGSTLVQGGTLLLNPATGSAIGLGPVSIDSTATLAGQGDVAGAVSVLAGGRITPGIGTQAGTLSLLTGLDVQGDGRLVLDLFANGQNDRLAITGTLQMSTTSMIEVLLQYTPSAGDQFDLLDWSTLIVPGLLEDRLSVPDLTSLGLAWDYTQFQSQGILGVQFIPEPTRGILLLTGMMSLLFRRRR, translated from the coding sequence ATGAAGCGACTCTTTTGGCCTCTGCTGGCGGTGCTTGTATGCACGCTGAGAACTCTTTCCGCGCAAACCGCGAGTCCCACCTTTGGTAACATCACCGTCCTCCAGAATAATGAGACGAACGCGGCCAACGGCGTCTCACTCAGCCTGAGCTACAGCCAGGCAGCGCTGTCAGCGGATGGCATCACTTCATTAGGAAACATCGCTTTGCGATCCGGCTCCAACCGGGGGGATTTTCTTTTTGGATTCACCCCCACCACGGCCAATGACCGCAGCCTGGGCATCATGATTTCCAATGTGGCCCAGCTAACCCGTGACAATACCGCCTTTGGAGACGCCACCGGGCCGCTCCGGGCGACGAGTGCCACCGCCAACGATGCCAATGGCTACTTCATCCCCGTGCATTCCACCCCGGCTGGCGGTGAATTTAATATCAATCTGGCCGCCTCCTGGTTCCCCTATGCGGACGGCTGGATCGGCGGTCACGCCGTCAACAGTGCCAACGGCGGCATCCTGACCAGCATGGCAAGCTCCCCCGGCCTGACCCTCAGCACCACCGCCCCCGGGCCAAGTACCTTGTATGATCCCGGAGCAACCGGTGTCTATGAACTCAACCTGGCCGGCATCAACAGCCAGACCGACGGCATTCTCATCGTCACGGGCGGCAAGAATGAAGACAACTATGCAGGTTCCATCGCCAATGCGGATGGCACCTGGACCATCCAGGTGAAGGACAATGGAGCCAATGGCGCGGCCACCGAACCCGACGGGCTGGCCTTTGTTTATGTCCCCACCACCTCCGTCGTCAGCGGCGATGCCCCAGGCGTGCATGCCATGGGCAGGCTCAACGGTAACCTCAGCCGCGACATCACTGGCGGGAATTACGCCTTTGTCCGCAGTGCGACTGGTCGCTACGAGCTCTATGCCCCCGGCATTGACCCCGCCCAGGCCACCCTGCTGCTCAGTCCGGAGCTGGCGGATGTGGCGGGGGACAATCTCTGGTTTTATGAACCCACCACCCATGGCTGGGACCTGGAATACCTGGACCTGCCAGGACTGGGCTACCAGGATAATGGCAACACAGCCGATTCGCTGAGCTTCGTCCTGATGGCCAGCGGCAGCACCGCCGCCATCTGGGATGCCGGCGGTGCCAATACCGGCTGGACCACGGCAGGCAACTGGACCGGTGACGTGCTCCCCACCGCTGGCCAGGATGTGGTCATCGGCACCGGCACTGGCAATGTCGCCATCAACAGCGGCACCGAGGTGGGCATGCTCATGATTTCCCGCCCGACCGGCTTCACCCTTTCCAGCAATACCCCCCTGCCCATCAGCACCGGCATCATCATCAACAGCCGGCCCACCAGCACCCAGACCTTCATCATCAGCGCCCCCTTGGTTCTGGAGGAGGATGCCTTCATCTTTGCGCAAACGATTGGCTCCAGCCTGACCCTGCGCCTGGACGTAGCCTCCGGCAATGCCGTGACGGCAGAGGATAAAAACCTCATGCTCGGCGGCGGCAGCGGTATCGAAATCCGCGACCCCATCTCCCTCGGCAGCGGCAAGCTCATCAAAGAAGGTGCCAATCAGGTGACGCTTACCACCGCTCACAATGTAGGTGGCGTGCAAATCTTTTTTGGCCCCACTTCCACCACCAACGGAGCCTTCCGCCTAAATGCCCCAGCAGCCTATGGCGGTTTCGGCAACGGTGACATCGTGCTGACCCACCCGAGTGGCAACTTGACGGCGCTCTACTTTGATTCAGCAGCCGGGAGCGGCACCTTTGCCAACAACCTGGTTCTGCAAAGCGCCGCCACCAATGCCGGTGCTCGTATCCTTGTGGACAGTGCCGCCGGGTTCAATACCACCATGTCCGGCCTCATCTCCGGTGGCAATGCCACGTCTGAATTCATCGTCAGCAATGACGCCGCCGGGGGCCAGGGTCGCCTGCACCTGACCAATGAGAGTAACAGCTTCACCGCCCTGCGGGTGAATTTAAACCGCGGCGGCCTGGTCATCTACAGTGACGGTGCCCTGGGGGATGCCACCAACCCGCTGTATCTGGATACGAATAACACTACGCCTGACACCCTGACCGGACTTCACTTCGGCGCAGATAACATCACTCTGGCTGCCACGCGGGCCGTGACGCTGAATACGCCCACTGCTATTCAGACAGGAGCTTTTCATTCGACCATCGCCGGGGACATCAGTGGCATGGGCGGGCTGGCCAAAACCGGCACCGGCACCCTCACGCTCACCGGCAGCAACAGCTATGCCGGCAGCACCCTCGTGCAGGGCGGCACCCTCTTGCTCAATCCTGCCACCGGCTCCGCCATCGGCCTCGGCCCAGTCAGTATTGACTCCACCGCCACCCTCGCCGGCCAGGGAGATGTGGCCGGAGCCGTCAGCGTCCTCGCCGGTGGCCGCATCACTCCAGGCATCGGCACCCAGGCTGGTACCCTCTCCCTCCTCACCGGCCTGGATGTCCAGGGCGATGGCCGCCTGGTCCTGGACCTCTTCGCCAACGGCCAGAACGACCGCCTTGCCATCACCGGCACCCTGCAAATGAGCACCACCTCCATGATCGAGGTCCTGCTCCAATACACCCCCTCCGCCGGCGACCAGTTTGATCTCCTCGACTGGTCCACCCTCATCGTCCCTGGCCTTCTTGAGGACCGCCTCTCCGTCCCCGACCTCACCAGCCTCGGCCTCGCCTGGGATTACACCCAGTTTCAAAGCCAGGGCATCCTGGGCGTCCAGTTCATCCCCGAACCCACTCGCGGCATCCTCCTCCTCACCGGCATGATGAGCCTGCTTTTCCGTCGGCGGCGATAG